The genomic stretch GTTTTCCGGTCGGCTGGGTGCACTTACTGAAATCAGCTAACGTCAGCCCTTCCTTGCTGCTTTCGGCTGCCGTAAACGCTTTCAAGCTCTCGAACTCGTACTCAAAGGCTAGCGTTTTGTGATCGGCATCCGGGACGTTCCGGTAGAACATCAGCGACTGTTCTGCTTCGGCAATTTTACCCTTCCGCAGAAGACAATAGGGGGTCTCAGGGAGTAAGGAAACTAGCACGAGGAAGGCCACCGGAAAGGATAGCATAACTTTTGGTATGGTGTAGTAGGACAGGTAATTCCCGAGTGTGTACGATGCTAGTATACCGAAGTTTATGTGCAGAATCGTTAACGAACCGAGCGTTCCCCGGATCCTGCGGAAAAATGCGACACACGTGTCACCAGAGGTAAACAGGCAGTTAACGTAGGACGATAAATTGACGGAAGGAATGGGCTAATAGAGTGGCTTGCAAACagtttaaagttaaaaactAAGGTGATGTATTATGAGTCGTCccatttgaattgaattttaactATTGATGTCACCctgtaaaatttgattttatcgAGCCAGTCTCTttctaatttacagaaaaaaaaatttatgacaTATTTGATGTTTgtgaattaaaaaatattctttttggtTCTGGTTCTGAACATTGAAATCGAATAGCTTAAATAATCACATATCTTTTAcgattgagttttttttaagaTGAATGCCAAATAAAAAGATGGTTGAAAAAAGATTTTCTATGTTCATAGAGGTGTATGTGCAAAGCCATGACCGCAAGTTTCATGTTAAATTTCATAGGGCTGTTCGGTACAATAAATGCATTAGAACTTTCGAGAGTGATCTTAAATGATAAGTTCGAAATAAACTTCTCCTTTTCAATAATTCTGTGAATTATAGACCTCAATATTACTATAGACTATTTAGTATCAATATGTTTATGTTAATAACTTTTAtctaacattaaaaaaaactctgaaaataATAAGTTGGCCTTGAAAAgattcaaaaaggcattttggaTCGATTTGCGGCTACCGCGCATCTTCTTGAAGACGGGAATTTCCACATTTGGTGGTATTCGGCAATCGCCatcttgtttttcaaaatgacatggagataatttctagcctctgggTGTCATCTCGATCATTTCAAGCTATTTTCCGGGAAGAAATGGTGAAacatgtgtttcatttgtgttggACCCTCCCCGCTTTTAAAAGAAAAGAGGAATGTCAAATCAGCGTAAAACATTTCATGTTCCCTAAAATCCTTAAACTCCAAAAACTTCTATTTGCGATATTTCCTTCGagttgcttgattatttcttgtGTAATACACAAATTCGTGTTTCAAATGTATGatactcctcccttccagagaggGCAGGGGTCTTAAACCAGGATAATAACCTTCCACGGCCCAAAAAATCGCTACATACCAATTCTTACGCCGAATTCCGATCTTGAATTTGCTCCTGACATACGAATAACGTTGCATTTTTATTATATAGATAGGCACATTATTAAATATAGGTATATTTAGGTGCTTGGACCCAATGCGTATTATACCTTCATTTTCTAACTTTCCCAACTCACAATAATCATCAGCAGATTTTTAACGTTTCATCATTTTGTTGCCGAGTACTACCAGGTTTTCCAAAAAACAAACACTCAGAAGCATCAAAATTTCGCGGTGCGCCAATTGAAAAAGATTTCGTTCTTACCTCGCACTTACATAAAATTCCGTATTCAACTGTTAGAATGTAAGTAAAACCAAGTTAACAGTGCgattctataaaaaaaatgtcaacaatttGAAATGACCATTTTTAATctggttgaaactttgcacaatTGTTCCTATGTGCTGCAGatttcattttgtcattttattCTTTCAGTAGTTTTTTTTGACCACGGCTCTTTTTAAGAAGATTTCACTGGTAAGCACAGGTTTCGCCCTTCTTTTACAGGAGTCTCTTCATGGTTAAATATATTTCGCTCGAAAGCTCACTTcgttttttgagacctattcctgATTTCATCTAAAGCAAGGTAACAAAATTAGTTCCGTTAAGTGAGATTGACAGAGAAGTGAAATGAGGGAGTTTCCCAACTCAAAAATTTCTACGTCCCAGAAAGTCGAAAAAGTGATACTTCGACTGCTTTGAACTACTACTTTCCTTAGTTGGATTGGACTGAAATTTTCTATGAggacattttgaagtagaatacttctctcaggaagttcggctacatagggatgtgaaatgaaaatctaaaacctaaaaaagtgaaaaatatgtccaatttcaaatgctaataaatcggtttgtattcgatggatttccttcgttcttgcagcaatagattgtaaaatcttctaagattcttcctaaaagaagataattgtaattttattattcacactattggactattaaaaatagtaaagccttgtcaaaatgaaaaattcgacctctgattggtcgttatatgattgcttcccaagtacggtcgacagaatcatataccttgcaattttaaacatgctatttggcctatataagagcttgtttcagccgcgtagcaatggatagcgcactagttgcagcggatctcgacatcgatagcggctgatgcagtgaggcactttagtgaaatgcagtctctgtgcgatagtgggcactattgaatgcattcaatggaaagttgactcattttgacaacacgtgagccgtctagattagagtgttatatcagcatttcacagtttactttatcacaacgaatattttattcgcactgtcagtgataacgcaaagatgtaatcggcatcttatccgatactaaattgaacaacaaattgtccttttcaggatgaaataaaaacctgatgattaaagcgttaatgttttctcttgagttaatttgcatttttaaatttataaaagttataaattttactttatttccgtgtctcagaacgtactgaattatcttttccttcagtcatgagcacgacatccgaaaaacatttcatctcaaaatttaaaaattgtcaagccatgACAagtaacttactatattattgaaaatggtcaatccttgttgaagcgcaaaattcgattgatctgattagccAACGTttgtttactagaaaaaatgactgacacgcaagcagccgagttatctttcttgtaaaagtattctacttcaaccttgcggtcatggctttgcacacaaccctcttgttatttttcgagaagacgataATTTTGAGTCCTACCGTTAAACAAAATTcggaagttaatttttttccatacatccgattgGTTCCAGATCAAAATTGCATCCCACAcagtcgatttaaaaaaaaaaagtttttttttttcagataacaccACTCGGCATTTTATGCATTTCATAAACTACTAGAAAAAGGAGAGAGAAAAAAGTAATAGAGCAAGAACAGAGGTAGAAAGAGAAGAGCGAGAGAAAAATAGAAAGAGTGTGGAAGAAAAGGGTATCAATGGAAAGAGAGAGGAGGCAAAGGCAAAAATGAGAGAAAAAGTAAGAGGGAGCTAGGAAGTCACGGTATTCTGTTTGGGAGGCTTAGAAATGTCTACGAAATTTATTTTCCTTTTAAAAAATGGTGCGAATTCGAACtaatttttatgaaacaaataaacaatagagtagtgaggggcaaaagtacgcaatttattgtttttgcaacagaactatttcaaacaattatcataaaattcggttttgtttCCAAGCGGAACATGAAACTTTCGCCTTCAAAATGTATTACCAgagttttttgaattttgtttgtagcatgagaatttcactttttagaaaaaatactaagattcgaactttTACCCAGCATGCGGGGCAAGAGTACGCAGTTTACGAGGCAAAAGTTCGCACTGTAAGAACAGTGTATTTGTTACACTATGCttaaaaaagttaattgtttttcgctagttttgcactgattctttttagctgcgttaGAACGGTGCCCCGAAATAAAATTCTTACTTCCAGAAATTCGGTTTGCTGGAAATATGTTTGGGTGTTTTGGTCATATATCACAAAAATTGACCTTCCAGAAGAGATTCCACTAGCCACTGGCTTCTAGAGGCCATAAAAACAAAttgattaaatttattttcggaaccggggtGATACACAGAGACCCGAACACGACTCCAGATGCCATATTAAATCCCAAAAaagcgacttccagtttccgaaaaaaaccaaaaatggtTGAATACAACCCAATACTCATATATTTCGGAATCGAATTGATGAATTGAATTTCAGACGTTATTTTTGAATTAATGATGGAGACTTCCGGTCTGCGGCAAACTGACCAAAAACCACCTCATATGAGttatttcggaatcgaaatgatgccaagagaccttaAAACGATTTCAGACGCCATCTTGAACTCCTAGATCCAACAACCCAAAATGGTCGAATACCAATATAAGTATATCAGTGATCGGGATGATGCGCAGACACCCGAAATAAACTCCAAacgcgatttttaaattcaagttggtgacttccggtttctgtgaaacatccaaaattgataaaataccATAGCATATGAGTATGAAGTCACCACctagaatttgaaaatggcgtctgaagtcgatttccggTATCGGGGCGTCATTTGATTTTAAGATatacacatattggggggtACTTGACCATTCTGGGttgtttcctagaaaccggaagtcgacacCTTGGGATCCAAAATGGGGTCATTTAATGGTCTcagagcatcatcccgattccgaaaatactcatattacctagtatttgatcacattttgttgttttccagaaaccggaagtcgtcttTTGGAATCAAAAATAGTGTCTGGGGTCGTTAAcgagtctctggacatcatatCGATTGCGAAATTACAAATATTGGAGGGTATTCGACCATCTTAGGTTGCTTTCTGGAAatcggaagtcgctatcttgaaattgaaaatggcatctgggCCATTTTCTGATCTGTGGACATCATCCCAGTGGCGAAAAtatatattggatggtatttggccttgtatttttcattgtttctttgGCTTCTAGAAGCCCCTATCTATTCCAGaaggaccattttgaaagcaGGTTTTGTTGATAACCATTAAAATGGTTGTAAGattccatttaaaaaatcatgaaaccataATATTCCGCAGTTTCGGAGCACATCCGCATATTACTAGTTATTTATGAGTAACTTCTGTACAAAATCATCgttattaaacacattttttcattacAGTTAATGGCACTTATTGCGTTCTTTTGTCCCGCGGTttatgcgtacttttgccccacaatgagttATCCAACTGGTTGgagttttatgacaaacatCAAAATGTTTCCATGTGCTTGCATGTGCGATTAACTAACGTTATaatactgcaaattcatacattaatgccagtttattttgctcgtatgcTTCGAAAAGGCCGATGcatacttttgcccctcactactctaaataaataaattattataacataacataatcagatagctcagtaagattgaaAAATAGATACCTAGTGCCATCAGCAAAGCtttgttttatgttattttggaaaactttgcccGAGACGGtggtcaaaaatattgatttttcaagaaaatacTTTTTGTTATCTCCCTTGTAGAGTAATTCATCATAATCTATTAAGCCTTTTAAGTGTCTTTTTTACTCTATTCAGTGTCTTTTATTACTCAAAAACTTCACTGAAGACAACATTGCTCTAAAATATAAGGTTCACGAGAAAATGACTTTCGACCAGTTTCTTGCCTCTCTGAACCACAGTGAGCAGCAAAGACCTTGGTAAATTTGGACAGGTGACGAACATTCCTTTCTACATACCTACCTCTGTAAGAGTAGATTTTCTACTCGTTCGGAAATCAAGACCAAGACATTAAACAAAGTAGTTCTTCTAAACGATATGTGACCAACAAACATAGCTTCGTATTGTGAAACTTGTATTTGGAATTTTTTGTACTTAGCAAAGAGGATCGCAAAATTATGCTTGACTTTTATTTCAACATGCCAATAAATTCGTAATACACTCatcataatttaaaattaattaggAACTACTGAATGCAGTGACTATTTCTCAGAAACAAAATACATCGTAATCAGAATCAGTCTCTTCAGAATGTAAATAACAGTAAACAGCACCAAATTGATATACTCAATTAAGGTaaagtagaaaaaaagaaaaacaataaacagaaaaaatagaaagaaaCAGTAAGAGAAAGAAACAGAGATGAAGAAAGCGAATGATTCAGTGAAATAAGCAGCAGGGCTCtgcattttcgaaacaaaacaatgaaactgatctactcgcgctgtcatttcgattcgaacagtttcattttcacttgattcctttcggctacggTCAACAAATCACTTCTTTCTTactttcccgtctgttgttcatcggatcgttttaaataaaactaatgaatatttcaatcgacggacagagtgacggagagagagactctttcctttcctccagcgtctcaattgaaattagcaccgcatcgcgtcgtttgatggtagttttcttataccgcaagccgtaattagaacggcaatggcatccaataaatacgttacgcaagttccgatcaatatttcctccatATATATGCTTGAAGTACTctatggaagccttctgtctccgtcagcgctcattgtcattttcaattgagaaacgtcatgtgagagtgatggtgataatctccgctttcaattgaaaagcgtttgtttaaatttcaagcccttcagtaAGAGCTTACGactgggtgtcatgtgactcacgaagtgctcgaaaatgatacaaagctTTTCagttgaaagcgacgggtcgaagcgtcactataacctgataattgtcaattgaaaatgactttgtcaggctctgataGGCAGACAAAAAAAAGAGAGGGTAAGAGAAAGAAAAATAGCGACAGAGTGGAAGAgagggagagaaagagagagagagaaagagagagagaaagagagagaaaaagagagagcgtTAGAAAGAGAgggagatatatatatatatatatatatatatatatatatatatatatatatatatatatatatatatatatatatatatatatatatatatatatatataaatatatatatatatatatataatatatatatatatatatatatatatatatatatatatatatatatatatatatatatatatatatatatatatatatatatatatatatatatatatatatatatatatatatatatatatatatatatatatatatatatatatatatatatatatatatatatatatatatatatatatatatatatatatatatatatatatatatatatatatatatatatatatatatatatagagagagagagagagagagagagagagagaaagagagagggtATGAGAAAGAAGAGAGCGAGGAAAGTAGGAAGTgacgaagagagagagagagaaaacccCTCCTGATTGGCTCTGATAATGCTCGAAAAGTATAAAATCAAATGTCGTCAAAACGTACTTTAGACAAAATTTAAGCTACCGATTAAAAAATCGCTCAGTATGATGAGGTTTCATTTCCGCTAAGAACATTAGTACAAAGAGGGAAGGGAAGCGGTTTGGGCAATTTTCACGGTTGTCCACCAGCAAGGGGTCTGAAATGACGATTTTCTGTTTAGATATGATTATTAggtcttggtgctctagagttaCCACGAACGAGAAAGGGTTAATATTAAATCCTTAGTctcgatttttttccaaaagagTTCCTGTTAAAACCGAAACACTCGATTCTTTATACACCTTTCAATTTTTTCCTGGGTTCCGcagaatcaaaacaaaatcCTTCGGAACTATCACGAATAAGCCTTATTTGTTCTAAAACGCGTAAATGTGAACAAATGGTATGAGAAACGTCTCAACTGTTGACGCCATAAGTTAAAAGAAagctgtaaaaaaaatataaacatattttgagaaaaaataggtTCAAGAATATAAAttgattttacaaaaaaacgtCCATGTCAAGTCTTTTCAAACTCATGTTTTTTATATGAATAACTTATTTACCTAAAACTTCGCTCAACATTTCATTATTTGCATTATTGAAGAAAATCTTTTTCCAACAGGAACTTTTTATATCCAATAAtgaccatgcgtctccatggaATAACGATATCAAATTTCACATTCATTCCATGAGATGTAGGTACTTTGTCAAATTCACTAAaataaattacatttttgtgttttttttttgtgtacggGATTTTGctctctttgttctgctgaaaTCAATTAAAATGATAAGCTAAGCTTACGTTGAATTAGCATTTACAAGTAATTTCCGTTTATATTGACTAGCAATAAAATTAACCTTGTAataatctgcgcaaatataggATACCGATTACCGATTAGTAAGAATTCCAGTCAACTGTGTTTAACAATAAGCTTCAAACGATTAGTcgcgttgaatattttttttggtgaGACGACTTGTTGTAGAATGAATAAATTAATTCCAACAGCGAATATTGCACACATAGTCTCTTTTTGTAAACTTCATGTCCTACGTAAATGAAATTGTTGAAGAAGTAGTTTGCGAAAAGCAAAACGAACCCTAATAACAATTTTAACAGCgaatttagttcgaaaatcgatattttttgtAACTTAGGTACCTGCTAAAACGCTAATGTTGCTTGAATAATCTCCAAAAAACTATTTGAGTATCATCAGAACAAGTTGTTTAATGATATCAGTAAATGTGTCATGAAACGATGGACTAATCACGTGCTACACCACCCTATTAACAAATGCACTCGAATACCTGAAAAGACTGATTAAAGCTAGCGGTCACCCTAAGCGTAACTTACTTCTTGTCCGCAATGTCGGCTACAAACAGCGGCAAGATGCTGCATATTCCGCCCCCGGTGAGTCCGGACATGACCCGCGCAACATAGATGTAGTAAACGTTGTCGCCTACCCACAGCAAAGTCCACAGGATCTATTACGAAAAGGAAAAAGGAAACGAAGGCGGAAAGGGAGTGTAAATCTTTGTTGACAGCTTCGATCGGTCTGACTTGTTTAACTAAGGGTTGTTTACGGCACGTACAAGGTGTGGCACCGCGAGCAGCAGCAGACCCACTTTCTTGCCGAAATACGTGTGAATCAGGGCGAACAGGATTGTTCCCGTCATTCCACCGATGCACAGACAGGATCCGACCCAGGATGCCTGCTCCACCGAGATTGGTCCCGCCGGTAACGGCGTTGCGGATGATCGCAGCAGCGGAATAATTGGTGCCGTCCATCCGACCGTGACGCCGTACCCGATTGATATTAGGTGAACTGTGGGGGGAAGGGCACGGGATGCAGTGATTAATTGAGTTTTGTTAGCTTTGCAGCTTGTTTCCCGTGTATTTATATCCTTTACTCGCTAGCATTGCCTTGAGCTGCTTTCGATACTGTAGGTCGAAAATGCTGGTTCCGCCGTCCGACATGGCACCGAACGAGATTTGTTATTCCGTATTTTGATTGCACTTTACTTTGAAACTCAACTTAATTGTACTGCGCTACAATAATACGACAAACTGTAATAACAACTTTCGTTCGTTCGCAAACCGTTATATAACAACTCAAACGCCAAAACGTTACATCAACAGCAGAGCGAGCTGCGCATGGTGCATTTCGATGCATTCAAGTTTGCATGCAAAAACGAAACTCATGTTATTTCGGGAGCACCTGTAAACAACTCCAGTACccgaaaaaataatgaaacatgATGTAGAAAAAACAAATCAGTGAATGTTTTCATCTTTCCAAATGGTCCTGATTTACGTTGGcggaaataaattattttgtttaaattttgctTGTCAGCGTGCTAAAAATTGGGAACTAGAGAGCTGTAAAATTGTACTCGCACAAATCCCGAATGTATACCAAGAATTGAATGCCAGGGATACATTGTTATTAGTTTTATCATCAGCTATGAAACAAAATGCATATATAGAGCAATTATTAGAAAAACTTATGCTAAAAGCACACACTAGAGATGGTATATTCACATAAAACGAGGTTAAATTTTACTACATCGTTTGCCCTTCCAGAGCATTTTTCCTTTTAGTGTGATTTTTTTCCCCGCACGTAAAACAAATACTTGCCAACATTAACAGCGATGAACTGCTTCCAGTAGCGTCGACACAAAAACTCCACCACCATTTTGGACTCGCAAAAATCTTTCACCACAGATTATAATACTATCATGATAAAAAAAACCCTGCCACACAACCACACTACTTTCGCCCCCTGTTCTGACAATCGCAGACTGGTTCGATTATACTCTGAAGCAACCTGTAAGGAGTCtggctgttgctgctgctgctggtgaagCCTTCAGCTGATAACGGGGGATGTGATAAAACAGCACCGGATGCTGCCAAGATGATTAAAAGC from Wyeomyia smithii strain HCP4-BCI-WySm-NY-G18 chromosome 3, ASM2978416v1, whole genome shotgun sequence encodes the following:
- the LOC129730382 gene encoding facilitated trehalose transporter Tret1-like isoform X3; the protein is MSDGGTSIFDLQYRKQLKAMLAIHLISIGYGVTVGWTAPIIPLLRSSATPLPAGPISVEQASWVGSCLCIGGMTGTILFALIHTYFGKKVGLLLLAVPHLILWTLLWVGDNVYYIYVARVMSGLTGGGICSILPLFVADIADKKIRGTLGSLTILHINFGILASYTLGNYLSYYTIPKVMLSFPVAFLVLVSLLPETPYCLLRKGKIAEAEQSLMFYRNVPDADHKTLAFEYEFESLKAFTAAESSKEGLTLADFKTPAAIRGLSIGIFVMALNQFSGIFAILTYAGTILLYSGTSVEPKYVLIMLALINIGGNLTSFAIIDIAGRKIFLLISTVGVGVSLGILGLHSFFSDPNDVIMAEYSWVPALCLCLTIYTAALGITNVPFFLLPEILPPKYWQYHQYGIVVLLCIHHGEGLSDSAGKRTNSRHGVDFQRRLCFCRADNCASGARD
- the LOC129730382 gene encoding facilitated trehalose transporter Tret1-like isoform X1, whose amino-acid sequence is MSDGGTSIFDLQYRKQLKAMLAIHLISIGYGVTVGWTAPIIPLLRSSATPLPAGPISVEQASWVGSCLCIGGMTGTILFALIHTYFGKKVGLLLLAVPHLILWTLLWVGDNVYYIYVARVMSGLTGGGICSILPLFVADIADKKIRGTLGSLTILHINFGILASYTLGNYLSYYTIPKVMLSFPVAFLVLVSLLPETPYCLLRKGKIAEAEQSLMFYRNVPDADHKTLAFEYEFESLKAFTAAESSKEGLTLADFKTPAAIRGLSIGIFVMALNQFSGIFAILTYAGTILLYSGTSVEPKYVLIMLALINIGGNLTSFAIIDIAGRKIFLLISTVGVGVSLGILGLHSFFSDPNDVIMAEYSWVPALCLCLTIYTAALGITNVPFFLLPEILPPKLRSIGSTISMVLLCFFAFIMVKAFPILLENVQIHGTVWISSGVCAFAALIIVLLVPETKGKNLIVDEDKTAGKARTNVY
- the LOC129730382 gene encoding facilitated trehalose transporter Tret1-like isoform X4 — protein: MSDGGTSIFDLQYRKQLKAMLAIHLISIGYGVTVGWTAPIIPLLRSSATPLPAGPISVEQASWVGSCLCIGGMTGTILFALIHTYFGKKVGLLLLAVPHLILWTLLWVGDNVYYIYVARVMSGLTGGGICSILPLFVADIADKKIRGTLGSLTILHINFGILASYTLGNYLSYYTIPKVMLSFPVAFLVLVSLLPETPYCLLRKGKIAEAEQSLMFYRNVPDADHKTLAFEYEFESLKAFTAAESSKEGLTLADFKTPAAIRGLSIGIFVMALNQFSGIFAILTYAGTILLYSGTSVEPKYVLIMLALINIGGNLTSFAIIDIAGRKIFLLISTVGVGVSLGILGLHSFFSDPNDVIMAEYSWVPALCLCLTIYTAALGITNVPFFLLPEILPPKKQMKPNYQ
- the LOC129730382 gene encoding facilitated trehalose transporter Tret1-like isoform X2, which produces MVVEFLCRRYWKQFIAVNVVHLISIGYGVTVGWTAPIIPLLRSSATPLPAGPISVEQASWVGSCLCIGGMTGTILFALIHTYFGKKVGLLLLAVPHLILWTLLWVGDNVYYIYVARVMSGLTGGGICSILPLFVADIADKKIRGTLGSLTILHINFGILASYTLGNYLSYYTIPKVMLSFPVAFLVLVSLLPETPYCLLRKGKIAEAEQSLMFYRNVPDADHKTLAFEYEFESLKAFTAAESSKEGLTLADFKTPAAIRGLSIGIFVMALNQFSGIFAILTYAGTILLYSGTSVEPKYVLIMLALINIGGNLTSFAIIDIAGRKIFLLISTVGVGVSLGILGLHSFFSDPNDVIMAEYSWVPALCLCLTIYTAALGITNVPFFLLPEILPPKLRSIGSTISMVLLCFFAFIMVKAFPILLENVQIHGTVWISSGVCAFAALIIVLLVPETKGKNLIVDEDKTAGKARTNVY